The following proteins are encoded in a genomic region of Chaetodon auriga isolate fChaAug3 chromosome 8, fChaAug3.hap1, whole genome shotgun sequence:
- the LOC143325071 gene encoding H-2 class II histocompatibility antigen, A-U alpha chain-like, with amino-acid sequence MNLLPVLLFIFLPKCSQETAGKYLLRFLTFCQKDVPGDGQYDIEFDGDQLFYIDPVTYRAFQRLPEFAEQWSFDLGLAQDVYVSVGTCHYNIPRAIKGENNPPEVIDSPTSLIFPKQKIELGVPNTLICFVDDLHPPIVQIIWTRNGQQVDQSEISQTNYYSNSDFSFRTSSYLDFTPQEGDIYSCSVDHVSLQMPLSKFFEVQLQTDWQVETAVCVCGVILGLIGVITGLWFIKKTNKSCQA; translated from the exons ATGAATCTGTTGCCagttctgctgtttatttttcttccaaaatgcAGTCAAG AAACTGCAGGGAAATACTTGCTCCGCTTTCTGACCTTCTGTCAAAAGGATGTGCCGGGGGACGGCCAGTATGATATTGAATTTGACGGCGATCAGCTCTTCTACATTGACCCCGTCACCTATCGGGCATTCCAACGTCTGCCTGAGTTTGCAGAGCAGTGGAGCTTTGATCTTGGACTGGCCCAAGATGTATATGTGTCCGTGGGTACCTGCCACTACAACATCCCACGTGCCATAAAGGGAGAAAATAATCCTCCAGAGGTCATAG ACAGTCCCACCTCCCTGATCTTCCCCAAGCAGAAAATAGAACTCGGGGTCCCCAACACTCTCATCTGCTTCGTCGACGACCTCCATCCGCCCATAGTCCAGATCATCTGGACCAGGAACGGGCAGCAGGTGGACCAGAGTGAGATCAGCCAGACCAACTACTACTCCAACAGCGACTTCAGCTTCCGCACCTCGTCCTACCTGGACTTCACTCCGCAGGAGGGCGACATCTACTCCTGCAGCGTGGACCACGTCAGCCTGCAGATGCCTCTCAGCAAGTTCTTTG AGGTTCAGCTACAAACAGACTGGCAGGTAGAGAcagcagtctgtgtttgtggtgtgatCCTGGGGCTGATAGGAGTTATCACAGGACTCTGGTTCATCAAGAAAACCAACAAGTCCTGTCAGGCGTAA
- the LOC143324363 gene encoding rano class II histocompatibility antigen, A beta chain-like, with product MMGLYLLYKLTVCAVLLCTTPAGGYVYQMIYDCEYGENITDMVFFVKNIFNQELMTMYDSRVGKYVGFGEMGLRNAAHYNSQGWKMLLRKNQVETLCRYNARLFRRSTLDRKVRPIVKVQQTKPAGYGEQSMLECSVLGFFPQEVRVSWLRDGAEVSTDVLSTDVLANGDWTFQLHSYLELTPRRGERVSCRVDHSSLKEGLEVDWDAFELEAKYLKKTMGIISFFIGFTAAAGGAAYYWWKRRFDFSPLSRHEQASPGHLSESPKLHEGREALLSFSQDKDTVKT from the exons ATGATGGGGCTTTATTTGTTGTACAAACTCACAGTCTGTGCTGTCTTACTCTGCACTACACCAGCAG GCGGCTATGTGTATCAGATGATATATGACTGTGAGTATGGTGAGAACATCACAGACATGGTCTTCTTTGTGAAAAACATATTCAACCAGGAACTAATGACCATGTATGACTCTCGGGTTGGGAAGTACGTCGGCTTTGGAGAGATGGGCCTGAGGAACGCAGCCCATTATAACAGTCAGGGTTGGAAAATGCTACTAAGAAAAAATCAAGTGGAGACGCTTTGCAGATACAATGCAAGATTATTCCGAAGGAGCACACTGGATAGAAAAG TGCGCCCGATTGTCAAAGTCCAGCAGACCAAGCCAGCTGGCTACGGGGAGCAGTCCATGCTTGAGTGCAGCGTTCTGGGTTTTTTTCCTCAGGAAGTGAGAGTGAGCTGGCTGAGAGACGGGGCGGAGGTCAGCACCGACGTGTTGTCTACGGATGTCCTGGCCAACGGGGACTGGACCTTCCAGCTTCACTCTTACCTGGAGCTCACACCCAGAAGAGGGGAGAGGGTGAGCTGCAGGGTGGACCACAGCAGCCTGAAAGAGGGCCTGGAGGTGGACTGGG ACGCCTTTGAACTGGAGGCTAAATACCTGAAAAAGACAATGGGGATCATCTCCTTCTTCATCGGCTTCACCgcagctgctggtggagctgcttACTACTGGTGGAAACGGAG GTTTGACTTCAGCCCACTGAGCAGACATGAACAAGCATCTCCAGGCCATCTTTCAGA GTCGCCAAAGCTGCACGAGGGTCGTGAGGCCCTCCTGAGTTTCTCACAGGATAAGGACACGGTGAAGACCTGA
- the LOC143324362 gene encoding vitelline membrane outer layer protein 1 homolog — protein MASLLTVVALLAVLSGGLCEEKTFLQRAGIAFKNRQYRSILTVNNGERFGNWTWPEMCPDNFFAVGFSVRVEPNQYGLDDTAMNGIRLICAKEEDRSFLYSIESHTGYFGDWSQPQYCPRGVLTSFQIRVEPHQGLFGDDTAMNNIKFRCSSNPTLEGPGTEWGEYGHWSEECVDGGICGIESKMEEYQHALDDSTLNDVRFHCCAKPLQMFPDDEDGGLAT, from the exons atggCAAGTCTGCTCACCGTCGTGGCCCTGCTGGCTGTGCTGTCCGGTGGGCTCTGTGAGGAAAAAACCTTTCTGCAGCGCGCTGGTATCGCCTTTAAGAACAGACAGTACAGATCCATACTTACTGTGAACAACGGAGAGAGGTTTGGAAACTGGACCTGGCCTGAGATGTGTCCTGACAATTTCTTTGCCGTTGGCTTCAGTGTCAGG GTGGAGCCTAATCAGTACGGGCTGGATGACACTGCTATGAACGGGATCCGCCTCATTTGTGCCAAAGAGGAGGACCGAAGCTTCCTGTACTCCATTGAGTCCCACACTGGCTA CTTCGGTGATTGGTCCCAGCCCCAGTATTGCCCCAGAGGTGTGCTCACCTCTTTCCAGATCCGCGTGGAGCCCCATCAGGGCCTGTTCGGTGACGACACGGCCATGAACAACATCAAGTTCCGCTGCAGCAGCAACCCGACGCTCGAGGGGCCCGGCACGGAATGGGGAGAGTACGGTCACTGGAGCGAGGAGTGTGTCGATGGAGGAATCTGCGGCATCGAGAGCAAGATGGAGGAATACCAGCATGCCCTCGATGACTCGACCCTCAATGATGTGCGCTTCCATTGTTGTGCCAAACCTCTGCAG ATGTTCCCAGACGATGAAGATGGAGGTCTGGCTACTTGA